From Punica granatum isolate Tunisia-2019 chromosome 1, ASM765513v2, whole genome shotgun sequence:
CAGTCCCCTGAGAGAGACCCGAGTCAGCAATTTGTGAGCTCAGGGAAGCTAGATGAGAAGCTACTTTTCCCATTGGTTCCTTTATCACAGACCAATGTTGTTTCTGGCAGTAAAAGAGGGTTCTCAGAAGTTAACAATTCTATCCCTAAAGAAGGTAACTGGATGTTTCATGCCTCGGAGAATGATGTTTCAGGTTCAGGCAATCCAGGGATAAACATCAAGCAGTCATTGGGGCCTGCTTGTGCTCAGTCGAATATGGGGAATGAAATACAGTCAAAGGGGTCAAATGAACATTCTCGTGTGATTAATCAGAAGAATGCTGCTAGTAATGCACCAGCTGCCAAGTAAGTGAAATCATTGAAATGGACCCTAAGCTTGCAAGATATCTGATGACCTGACTGACTACTAAGCCTAAATAACCACTGTGATTAGCTCAAAACTGAATTAAATAGATTTAGTTTATTTGTACTTGTTATGCTTAGATTGTTTATTATTGGTTGTCGACAGGGCTCAGGTTGTTGGTTGGCCCCCTATAAGATCGTTCAGGAAGAATTCGCTGGCAAGTGCTATGAGGAACAATGATGAGGTCGATGGGAAACCGGGTCCTGGTGCTCTGTTCATCAAGGTCAGCATGGATGGTGCTCCATACTTGAGGAAGGTTGACCTCAGAAATTATTCGACCTACCAAGAATTATCTTCTGCTCTCGAGAAAATGTTCAGTTGCTTCATTGTAGGTGAGCTATCAATTCAGCTCCCTCTGTTTCATAGACCACTTCGTTTTGTCTCAAATATGATACCAAAAGTATGCCATAACCTCTGAACGATCTCCTCAGGTCAATGCGGATCCAATGGAACTCTTGCAAAAGAAACCAAAGCTGAGGGAAACTCAAAGGATCTTCTTCATGGATCAGAGTACGTGCTTACATATGAGGACAAGGATGGTGACTGGATGCTTGTCGGCGATGTTCCATGGGAGTAAGTCCTGACAATATACCATgcatttataataattttaaggTCTCCCTGAATTCTGACCTTTCAGCTTACAGCTTGTTTGGATTGCGGAACATGGAATTTGTCTAATAACTCTCTGTAACCCAAATCCGCTCCTACATAACCATCCATAGTCCACAATCCAAACAAGTTGTTAAAGTTTTGATAGCATTTTCtgatgttccttttttttttggccacctttttctttttatattttcggtAATTAATTTGTGATGTTCTGTTAGTCATGTTAGTTGTTTCTTTTGGTCATTGTCTGTTGTTTTGGCACTTGTTGTGCCCCTTTTTTTTAGCTTCATTG
This genomic window contains:
- the LOC116192756 gene encoding auxin-responsive protein IAA8-like yields the protein MSPPLTAMEDEGQNDVSVASSSTVDCDLQSGLGLKERNYLGLSDCSSVDSSRVSTLSNDNKSNLNLKATELRLGLPGSQSPERDPSQQFVSSGKLDEKLLFPLVPLSQTNVVSGSKRGFSEVNNSIPKEGNWMFHASENDVSGSGNPGINIKQSLGPACAQSNMGNEIQSKGSNEHSRVINQKNAASNAPAAKAQVVGWPPIRSFRKNSLASAMRNNDEVDGKPGPGALFIKVSMDGAPYLRKVDLRNYSTYQELSSALEKMFSCFIVGQCGSNGTLAKETKAEGNSKDLLHGSEYVLTYEDKDGDWMLVGDVPWEMFMNTCKKLKIMKGADAIGLAPRAAEKSTTQH